The following are from one region of the Stenotrophomonas lactitubi genome:
- a CDS encoding phage minor head protein has translation MAPADTEKIAARYADRLLALRGEMIARTESIAAMNAGHEDAFRQQIEAERLVPENVTGTWSATGDDRTRHSHQAMNNQARPFGVPFQTPSGALLRFPGDTSLGAGAEEIIGCRCTKHYRVDMVAEVKRGQ, from the coding sequence GTGGCACCGGCAGACACCGAGAAGATCGCTGCGCGCTATGCGGACAGGCTGCTGGCGCTGCGCGGCGAGATGATCGCCCGCACGGAGTCGATCGCCGCTATGAACGCTGGGCACGAGGATGCGTTCCGGCAGCAGATCGAGGCGGAGCGACTGGTGCCCGAAAACGTGACGGGGACTTGGTCAGCCACGGGCGACGACCGGACCCGGCACAGTCATCAGGCAATGAACAATCAGGCGCGCCCCTTCGGTGTGCCGTTCCAGACCCCGAGCGGCGCGCTGCTGCGCTTCCCTGGCGACACGTCGCTGGGCGCGGGGGCGGAGGAAATCATCGGGTGCCGCTGCACGAAGCACTACCGGGTCGACATGGTGGCGGAGGTGAAGCGTGGCCAGTAA
- a CDS encoding N-acetylmuramoyl-L-alanine amidase family protein, which translates to MMSVTCSKKSAFMAAGLALSLAFASTASSQQSQNKDERPLPSVAESTTIFRQLEPELQRFVDRQPRLPGQEKHVFVRITPDLSTGIVWIDLDSGYTPKGQTEFSEEFGDKLGEVEAELYEYLSGTVGFKYVIARIGGKTINEIFPPERLLKRKDQRSTRAASGPLPGLVLINPGHGKYFHHGENVWKYERPTPYAGTTNVYEDDVTPQYASTLDTYLTSRSYMYATDVRHTRDILMPFIEPESNLPWKDLAARYYIKSLLPNEGPKIWNLYPNGKPGNESLREYDEDVMARAKYANHINAETFISLHTNAAGPTARGALVMTQLDDPSSVQLSNNILCYMKEQINALENYSDFVIRPALVNGSNKAEVRDPEMPTALIEVAFHSNTEDAAALQDSAFRSAAMKGVEKGYRTFKKGETDCRPLTITNVPAVTGPPRRDIPYTVQFVGSPTYPLYLRSKVVTCPPNYLCSQNSTQYVSPGSAPGTLNAVARCTTAYPVSGSVIVLDRYLEDSDGVKSPMVRTSITCV; encoded by the coding sequence ATGATGTCTGTTACGTGCAGTAAGAAATCGGCTTTTATGGCCGCAGGGTTAGCACTTTCTTTGGCATTCGCCAGCACTGCAAGTTCGCAACAATCACAAAACAAAGATGAAAGACCGCTCCCCTCAGTGGCGGAGAGTACGACGATTTTCCGTCAACTCGAGCCTGAGCTACAACGTTTTGTCGATAGGCAACCGCGACTTCCCGGCCAAGAAAAGCATGTATTCGTCAGAATCACTCCCGACCTTTCCACAGGCATCGTCTGGATAGATCTAGATTCGGGCTATACCCCTAAAGGACAAACAGAGTTCAGTGAAGAATTCGGCGATAAATTAGGCGAAGTAGAAGCGGAGCTTTACGAGTACCTGTCCGGAACTGTCGGATTCAAGTACGTTATTGCACGAATTGGGGGTAAAACGATCAACGAAATTTTCCCACCAGAGCGCCTACTAAAGCGCAAGGACCAGCGCAGCACCCGCGCCGCGAGTGGCCCTTTACCAGGTCTGGTTCTGATCAATCCAGGCCACGGCAAGTACTTCCACCATGGCGAGAATGTGTGGAAGTACGAGCGCCCCACCCCCTACGCCGGCACCACGAACGTCTACGAGGACGACGTCACACCGCAATACGCCTCGACTCTAGATACGTACCTAACCTCCCGCAGTTACATGTACGCAACCGACGTTCGCCATACCCGTGACATCTTGATGCCTTTCATCGAGCCGGAGAGCAACCTTCCATGGAAGGATCTGGCCGCCCGCTATTACATCAAGTCATTACTGCCAAACGAAGGCCCCAAGATCTGGAATTTGTATCCCAACGGGAAACCCGGCAATGAAAGTCTTCGAGAATATGACGAAGACGTGATGGCTCGAGCGAAGTATGCCAACCACATCAATGCCGAAACTTTCATCTCACTACATACCAACGCAGCCGGACCGACGGCACGCGGGGCACTGGTGATGACTCAGTTAGATGACCCATCATCTGTGCAGCTTTCCAACAACATCCTCTGCTACATGAAAGAACAGATTAATGCGCTGGAGAACTACTCGGACTTCGTCATCAGGCCAGCCCTCGTCAATGGCAGTAACAAAGCAGAAGTGCGTGATCCCGAGATGCCAACCGCACTGATCGAGGTAGCATTCCACAGCAACACCGAAGACGCCGCGGCACTTCAAGACTCGGCGTTCCGCTCAGCGGCCATGAAAGGGGTGGAAAAGGGCTACCGCACGTTCAAGAAGGGTGAGACCGATTGCCGGCCACTGACGATCACCAATGTGCCGGCAGTCACTGGGCCACCCCGCAGAGACATCCCTTACACCGTGCAGTTTGTAGGGTCTCCTACCTATCCGCTCTACCTTCGCAGCAAAGTTGTGACCTGCCCGCCAAACTATCTTTGTAGCCAGAACTCTACGCAGTATGTTTCCCCTGGAAGCGCGCCAGGCACGCTTAATGCCGTGGCCCGCTGCACCACCGCTTACCCAGTTTCAGGCAGCGTCATCGTGCTGGACCGCTACTTGGAAGACAGTGATGGCGTAAAGAGCCCGATGGTTCGCACCTCGATTACCTGCGTGTAA
- a CDS encoding GNAT family N-acetyltransferase — protein MSEHLQPVQSLHYATIVSWLDSAAATQRWAGPGVAFPLAPDRLAHALELEVRPGWVLLDPQDNCLRFGQYWLTRADTAHLGRIIVSPQARGRGLGRVLMQSLSRQALKEGVRRLTLRVYRDNVAAVALYRNLGFVAIEQESTAELLFMACPAD, from the coding sequence ATGTCCGAGCACCTGCAGCCTGTGCAGTCATTGCACTACGCCACCATCGTCAGCTGGCTTGATTCGGCCGCGGCCACCCAGCGTTGGGCAGGGCCCGGCGTCGCATTTCCGCTGGCGCCGGATCGCCTGGCCCACGCCCTGGAACTGGAAGTCCGCCCTGGCTGGGTATTGCTGGACCCGCAGGACAACTGCCTTCGCTTCGGCCAGTACTGGCTGACCAGAGCCGATACCGCCCATCTCGGTCGCATCATTGTTTCTCCGCAGGCGCGCGGGCGTGGCCTTGGGCGTGTGCTGATGCAATCCTTGAGCAGGCAGGCGCTGAAGGAAGGCGTCCGGCGGCTGACACTGCGCGTGTATCGCGACAACGTGGCCGCGGTGGCCTTGTATCGCAACCTCGGATTCGTCGCGATTGAACAGGAATCTACGGCGGAGCTGCTGTTCATGGCCTGTCCCGCCGATTGA
- a CDS encoding CshA/CshB family fibrillar adhesin-related protein — MWQSTTSRISAGGESVHPGKSARPGRTGRCLAAGLLLLLSAMLPSLAWAAAYATGGSSPYRNTVLWLTWGGGTDLGTHGVTLNNGDTSSISMPIASGIDLNVTCSLANISGGGLLQSYRPGNFSGDSLDDLYNVGGTGGANQLIAGISRSSGTSSFEINCVSTLGGTPYRLRGVVMADAESINNSGEFVEATARGTWNVVEVRKNVGAGPYNVTKSMIGANSVVRFGPGNDNNTAAVTFLNFDNAAHAPGSFAVNMGFSMRGSGTTAIAIGLLVPYADFGDAPQSYGDAMHVVDDLQFRPDGLPLNATPTNINTAGYTPGGLAPPLTDFLGTVGPDTEQRSSYSVDAKGDDNFPAGNPNEENAWPTTYALTVMQAGTPINQSVACVGTGSVAGWIDFNRNGTFDTGERSNIATCSGGGANLSWTVPTQVSAGTSYVRLRYATNAAQIQQPTGVADDGEVEDHRITITAPALKVVKGNNATGGIWNYGQAGTQYTLTISNTTNVPTGNPPNVPAGAITVRDQLPAGIVPNWTGTLTSGSWSCTASGQAVTCTSSQVLSAAGTPGDSSSFTLPVIVSASASGLLRNHASVGGGYDPFNGGNPPAPGEACTDANHCTRSDVTVPVTRVSYAKRSNTTGPVAVGATVSYTVDVTIADGNSRDVLTLTDTLGTGLDFGSVTNAGAFTCNAANPLVCTLPAGTVPGTYSLTYAATVNAQASGQVVNAVVGTGTDTPTCSSNCTTTTPVAAPRISVSKASATAGPVAVGDSVAYTVSVVVADARTTAVTTLTDTLGTGLDFGSMTNAGGFTCVPGNPLVCTLPAGTVPGTYAFSYTGIVNAQAVGQVRNAVVPSGPDNPTCVGACDTTTPLASPQVTYAKQASTGGPVRVGDSIGYTLSVTVARSRTTDVVTLTDTLGSGLDFSSVTSAGIFTCNAANPLVCTLPAGTVPGTYSLSYTATVNAQASGTVRNAVLGTGPDTPSCTTNCDTTTPVATPGVSYAKSVNSAGPVSVGDSLAYTLTTVVTNSRTTDVVTLTDTLGIGLDFGSVTSAGAYTCNAANPLVCTLPAGTAPGSYSLSYTAVVNAQATGQVTNAVLGSGGDNPSCTVNCDTTTPVAGSQIDYRKTSAAAGPVKVGDSIAYTLTTVVSRSRTTTVFSLTDNMGQGLDFGSVTASTGFTCNAANPLVCTLPAATAPGTYTVNYTATVNAQAKGSVSNAVLGSGTGTNTCTTDCTTTTPVLAATVTYRKSSSTASPVNMGDAVDYSVEVVVANSQTSDVLTLTDTLGAGLDLQSVTQPGSFTCNASNPLVCTLPAGTAPGTYTLGYRALVNAQASGSVRNAVLGSGGDTPTCIGTCSTEHVLAEPRVVLEKLSGPASGSEVRPGDRLRYTLRATVERASLRQPLQLVDTPDAGLSVDTLPAGCAQQGTDIVCTLPTGTPLGQHEFVYQAIVNQEARTEVLNRLRGQYPDGSPPPECTTCETRHKVISDFALRITKSANPRLVKVGDLVRYQLVVENVGSSHWRGGVVVDTPPPGFSYVDGSMRVADDDGAFSLGGSQTPLRIGAVDIAVGRSATITYLLRVGAGVRAGNHINQAVATADDGTPLSNVATAEVRMDADPLLEDSLVFGSVFDDRDGDGWQDSAELTGVRVQGGFAPDAYVPGSTTLDRGDGPQPLADASAPLLHGVQVGVVHGLASTSDTVESHQVVIRQRLRELSFTDDFVLESAQGHRLQLDAKGVTTVQRSGEAAKGLTAAEPVVHREIARVAEGYEVAYVIGNHGIQEQGIPGVRLATVEGLLIETDPFGRYHLADVHGGDARLGRNFIVKLDPATVPGGSELTTENPLLRRVTQGVPTRFSFGVRLPPSPQAAAERAELALGEVLFAPGSSELRASYRPVLAKMAEVVDRYQGGDVVIAANGESQALAFARAVAVRDALQAEVAEGSRAGLSVQLRTDVRDPHSLVAGVDAGGALLGNVLFDTDKAVIREEFKPLLAAIAARLENMGGGQVSLVGHTDVRGSHVYNQALGLRRANAVFEALRVQLSPAVQQRLRVRNEETAATRAAARQQEARR, encoded by the coding sequence ATGTGGCAGTCGACGACGTCGCGCATCAGCGCGGGCGGTGAATCCGTTCATCCTGGAAAAAGTGCACGCCCCGGCCGGACCGGACGATGCCTGGCCGCGGGCCTGCTGTTGCTGCTGTCGGCGATGCTGCCATCGCTGGCCTGGGCTGCAGCCTACGCGACCGGCGGCAGCAGCCCGTACCGCAACACCGTGCTGTGGCTGACCTGGGGTGGCGGCACCGACCTGGGCACGCACGGGGTGACGCTGAACAACGGGGACACGTCGTCGATTTCCATGCCGATCGCCTCCGGCATCGACCTCAACGTCACCTGCAGCCTGGCCAACATCAGCGGTGGTGGCCTCCTGCAGAGCTATCGTCCAGGCAATTTCAGCGGTGACAGTCTGGATGACCTGTACAACGTCGGTGGTACCGGCGGCGCCAATCAGCTGATCGCGGGGATATCGCGCAGCAGCGGTACATCGTCTTTCGAGATCAACTGCGTCTCGACGCTGGGCGGCACGCCCTACCGCCTGCGCGGCGTGGTGATGGCCGATGCCGAGTCGATCAACAACAGCGGCGAGTTCGTCGAGGCCACCGCGCGCGGTACCTGGAACGTGGTCGAAGTGCGCAAGAACGTCGGTGCTGGCCCATACAACGTCACCAAGTCGATGATCGGTGCGAACAGCGTGGTCCGCTTTGGACCAGGCAACGACAACAACACCGCTGCGGTCACCTTCCTCAATTTCGACAATGCCGCGCATGCGCCGGGCAGCTTTGCGGTGAACATGGGCTTTTCGATGCGCGGCAGCGGCACCACCGCCATCGCCATCGGCCTGCTGGTGCCGTACGCCGACTTCGGCGACGCGCCGCAGAGCTATGGCGATGCCATGCACGTGGTGGACGATCTGCAGTTCCGGCCAGATGGCCTGCCGCTCAACGCCACGCCCACCAACATCAATACCGCCGGCTATACACCGGGTGGTCTGGCACCGCCGCTGACCGACTTCCTCGGCACCGTTGGGCCCGATACCGAACAGCGCAGCAGCTACAGCGTCGATGCGAAGGGCGACGACAACTTCCCCGCAGGCAACCCCAACGAAGAAAACGCCTGGCCGACGACGTACGCGCTGACGGTGATGCAGGCCGGGACCCCAATCAATCAGTCGGTGGCGTGTGTGGGCACCGGCAGCGTGGCCGGCTGGATCGACTTCAACCGCAACGGCACATTCGACACGGGCGAGCGCAGCAACATCGCCACATGCAGTGGCGGCGGCGCCAATCTGAGCTGGACCGTGCCCACGCAGGTAAGTGCGGGTACCAGTTACGTGCGCCTGCGCTATGCGACCAATGCGGCGCAGATCCAGCAACCGACCGGCGTGGCCGATGACGGTGAAGTGGAAGACCACCGGATCACCATCACCGCACCCGCGCTGAAGGTGGTGAAGGGCAACAATGCCACCGGCGGCATCTGGAACTACGGCCAGGCTGGCACCCAGTACACGCTGACGATCAGCAACACCACCAATGTGCCGACCGGCAATCCGCCGAACGTACCGGCAGGTGCGATCACCGTGCGTGACCAGCTGCCGGCCGGCATTGTGCCGAACTGGACCGGCACCCTGACCAGCGGCAGCTGGAGCTGTACTGCGAGCGGCCAGGCGGTGACCTGCACCAGCAGCCAGGTGTTGTCGGCAGCCGGCACCCCTGGTGACAGCAGCAGCTTCACCCTGCCTGTGATCGTGTCCGCATCGGCAAGCGGCCTGTTGCGCAACCACGCCAGCGTCGGTGGTGGCTACGATCCGTTCAACGGTGGCAATCCGCCCGCACCGGGCGAGGCCTGCACCGACGCCAACCACTGCACCCGCAGCGATGTGACCGTTCCGGTTACCCGGGTGAGCTATGCAAAGCGCTCCAACACCACCGGTCCGGTGGCGGTGGGGGCGACGGTGAGCTACACCGTCGATGTCACCATTGCCGACGGCAACAGCCGCGACGTGCTGACCCTGACCGATACCCTCGGCACCGGCCTGGACTTCGGCAGCGTGACCAATGCCGGCGCCTTTACCTGCAATGCAGCCAATCCGCTGGTGTGCACGCTGCCAGCGGGCACCGTGCCGGGCACCTACAGCCTGACCTATGCGGCCACCGTCAACGCGCAGGCCAGTGGCCAGGTGGTCAATGCGGTGGTGGGCACCGGTACCGATACTCCCACCTGCAGCAGCAACTGCACCACCACCACGCCGGTGGCGGCGCCGCGCATTTCGGTGTCCAAGGCCAGCGCTACGGCCGGCCCGGTCGCGGTGGGCGACAGCGTTGCCTACACAGTGAGCGTGGTCGTTGCCGATGCGCGCACCACCGCGGTGACCACGCTGACCGACACCCTGGGCACTGGCCTGGACTTCGGCAGCATGACCAATGCCGGCGGCTTTACCTGCGTGCCCGGCAATCCGCTGGTGTGCACGCTGCCAGCCGGCACCGTGCCGGGAACCTACGCGTTCTCGTATACCGGCATCGTCAATGCGCAGGCTGTTGGCCAGGTGCGCAATGCTGTTGTACCGAGCGGTCCTGACAATCCGACGTGTGTCGGCGCCTGTGATACCACCACGCCACTGGCCAGCCCGCAGGTGACCTACGCCAAGCAGGCCTCCACCGGTGGACCGGTGCGGGTGGGCGACAGCATCGGCTATACGCTCAGCGTGACCGTTGCACGTTCGCGCACCACCGATGTGGTCACCCTCACCGATACGCTGGGCAGCGGCCTCGATTTCAGCAGCGTGACCAGCGCGGGCATCTTTACCTGCAATGCGGCCAACCCGCTGGTGTGCACGCTGCCCGCCGGCACGGTTCCGGGTACCTACAGCCTGAGTTACACCGCCACGGTCAACGCGCAGGCCAGCGGCACGGTACGCAATGCCGTGCTCGGCACCGGCCCCGACACGCCTTCGTGCACGACCAACTGCGATACCACCACACCGGTGGCGACGCCGGGCGTGAGCTATGCCAAGTCGGTGAACAGTGCCGGCCCCGTGTCGGTGGGTGACAGCCTGGCCTACACCTTGACCACGGTGGTAACCAACTCGCGCACCACCGACGTGGTGACGCTGACCGACACGCTGGGCATCGGCCTGGATTTCGGCAGCGTGACCAGTGCCGGCGCCTACACCTGCAATGCGGCCAACCCGTTGGTGTGCACATTGCCGGCCGGTACCGCACCGGGCAGCTACAGCCTGTCGTACACCGCCGTGGTCAACGCCCAGGCCACCGGCCAGGTGACCAATGCGGTGCTCGGCAGCGGCGGTGACAACCCGAGCTGCACCGTCAACTGCGATACCACTACGCCGGTGGCAGGCAGCCAGATCGATTACCGCAAGACCTCGGCCGCCGCCGGCCCGGTCAAGGTGGGTGACAGCATCGCCTACACCCTGACCACCGTGGTCAGCCGCTCGCGCACCACCACTGTGTTCAGCCTGACCGACAACATGGGGCAGGGCCTGGACTTCGGATCAGTCACCGCCAGCACCGGCTTCACCTGCAATGCGGCCAATCCGCTGGTGTGTACGTTGCCGGCCGCCACCGCACCGGGCACCTACACGGTCAACTACACCGCAACGGTGAATGCACAGGCCAAGGGCAGCGTCAGCAATGCCGTGCTTGGCAGCGGCACCGGTACCAATACCTGCACCACCGACTGCACCACCACCACGCCGGTGCTGGCGGCGACGGTCACCTACCGCAAGTCCTCCAGCACGGCATCGCCGGTCAACATGGGGGATGCAGTGGACTACAGCGTTGAGGTGGTGGTCGCCAACTCGCAGACCAGCGATGTGCTCACCCTCACCGATACCCTGGGTGCGGGCCTGGACCTGCAGTCGGTGACCCAGCCGGGTTCCTTTACCTGCAATGCCAGCAATCCGCTGGTATGCACGCTGCCTGCGGGAACCGCACCCGGCACCTACACGCTGGGCTACCGCGCGCTGGTCAATGCGCAGGCCAGTGGCAGCGTCCGCAACGCGGTGCTGGGCAGTGGTGGCGATACCCCGACCTGCATCGGCACCTGCAGTACCGAGCACGTGCTGGCCGAGCCGCGCGTGGTGCTGGAAAAGCTGTCCGGTCCCGCCAGTGGCAGTGAAGTGCGCCCGGGTGACCGGCTGCGCTATACCCTGCGGGCCACCGTCGAGCGTGCTTCGCTGCGGCAGCCGTTGCAACTGGTGGATACGCCCGACGCAGGCCTGAGCGTGGATACGCTGCCGGCCGGCTGCGCGCAGCAGGGGACCGACATCGTCTGCACGCTGCCGACCGGTACCCCGCTGGGACAGCATGAATTCGTCTACCAGGCCATCGTCAACCAGGAGGCACGCACCGAGGTGCTGAACCGACTGCGTGGCCAGTACCCGGATGGTTCGCCGCCGCCGGAGTGCACCACCTGCGAAACGCGGCACAAGGTGATTTCGGACTTCGCGCTGCGCATCACCAAGTCCGCCAACCCGCGCTTGGTGAAAGTCGGCGACCTGGTGCGCTACCAGTTGGTGGTCGAGAACGTCGGCAGCAGCCATTGGCGCGGCGGCGTGGTGGTCGATACACCGCCGCCGGGCTTCAGCTACGTGGATGGCTCGATGCGCGTGGCCGACGACGACGGCGCGTTCTCGCTGGGCGGCAGCCAGACCCCGCTGCGCATCGGCGCGGTCGACATTGCCGTGGGCCGCAGTGCCACCATCACCTACCTGCTGCGTGTCGGTGCGGGCGTGCGTGCCGGCAACCACATCAACCAGGCCGTGGCCACTGCCGATGACGGCACTCCGCTGTCGAACGTGGCGACCGCTGAAGTGCGCATGGACGCCGATCCGCTGCTGGAAGACAGCCTGGTGTTCGGCAGCGTGTTCGATGATCGTGATGGCGACGGCTGGCAGGACAGCGCGGAACTGACCGGTGTACGCGTGCAGGGCGGATTCGCGCCCGACGCTTACGTGCCGGGTTCGACAACGCTGGATCGTGGCGATGGCCCGCAGCCGTTGGCCGATGCCAGCGCGCCGCTGCTGCATGGCGTGCAGGTGGGCGTGGTGCATGGGCTTGCGTCTACCTCGGACACGGTCGAGAGCCACCAGGTGGTGATCCGCCAGCGTCTGCGCGAGCTGTCCTTCACCGATGATTTCGTGCTGGAAAGCGCACAGGGTCATCGCCTGCAGCTGGATGCGAAGGGTGTCACAACCGTGCAGCGCAGTGGCGAGGCGGCCAAGGGCCTGACCGCGGCCGAGCCGGTCGTGCATCGCGAGATCGCGCGGGTGGCCGAGGGCTATGAGGTTGCCTACGTGATCGGCAACCACGGCATCCAGGAGCAGGGCATTCCCGGCGTGCGCCTGGCCACGGTGGAGGGCCTGCTGATCGAGACCGATCCGTTCGGTCGTTACCACCTGGCCGATGTGCACGGTGGCGATGCGCGGTTGGGCCGCAACTTCATCGTCAAGCTGGATCCGGCAACGGTACCGGGTGGTTCCGAGCTGACCACCGAGAATCCGTTGCTGCGTCGGGTCACCCAGGGCGTGCCGACCCGCTTCAGCTTCGGCGTGCGCCTGCCGCCGTCGCCGCAGGCGGCTGCCGAGCGCGCCGAGCTGGCCTTGGGCGAGGTGTTGTTCGCCCCGGGCAGCAGCGAACTGCGCGCCAGCTATCGCCCGGTGTTGGCGAAGATGGCCGAGGTGGTCGATCGCTACCAGGGCGGCGACGTGGTGATTGCTGCCAACGGCGAAAGCCAGGCATTGGCCTTCGCCCGTGCGGTAGCCGTGCGTGATGCGCTGCAGGCCGAGGTGGCCGAAGGGTCGCGTGCTGGCCTGAGCGTGCAGCTGCGTACCGATGTGCGCGATCCGCACTCGCTGGTCGCTGGTGTCGATGCCGGTGGTGCGTTGCTGGGCAACGTGCTGTTCGACACCGACAAGGCGGTGATCCGCGAGGAGTTCAAGCCGCTGCTGGCTGCGATCGCCGCGCGCCTGGAGAACATGGGGGGCGGTCAGGTCAGCCTGGTCGGCCATACCGATGTGCGTGGCAGCCACGTCTACAACCAGGCGTTGGGCCTGCGCCGCGCCAACGCCGTGTTCGAAGCGCTGCGCGTCCAGCTCAGCCCCGCCGTGCAGCAACGTCTGCGTGTGCGCAACGAGGAGACCGCCGCCACCCGCGCGGCGGCCCGCCAACAGGAGGCCCGCCGATGA